The following proteins come from a genomic window of Candidatus Omnitrophota bacterium:
- a CDS encoding chorismate-binding protein, whose product MNILFEFEKTPIVFNNPERIISCYHPQDIKEALILSEEMLAQGFYLAGFISYEAGYYFEEKTRVDKTYNFPLVYLGCYRQAEQGRSFFGSGLKKAKVSACRPDVSLDQYWADIAAIREHIRKGDVYQITYCWKMLFSFFGDPYSLYRSLLKKQPVPYPAYLETDNFKILSLSPEMFLKKKGDFISVKPMKGTAMRLKGIKDVIGGLKLKYDSKNRAENVMIADLLRNDLGRIAKKVRAPKLFEVARYKTLYQMTSTVNARIDKDIKIEQLFKSLFPSGSVTGAPKIRSMEIIGELEKTERKIYTGAIGYITPAKAMFFNIPIRTILLENSSGQMGVGGGIVWDSTAQGEWEEGMLKSQFLLEAQEG is encoded by the coding sequence TTGAATATCCTGTTTGAGTTTGAAAAAACCCCAATAGTTTTTAATAATCCCGAGCGCATCATTTCTTGTTACCATCCCCAAGATATAAAAGAGGCGTTAATTCTTTCCGAAGAGATGCTCGCCCAGGGTTTTTATCTGGCAGGGTTTATTTCTTATGAAGCAGGATATTATTTTGAGGAAAAAACCCGCGTAGATAAAACATATAATTTCCCTTTGGTGTATCTGGGTTGTTACAGACAGGCAGAACAAGGAAGAAGTTTTTTCGGGAGCGGTTTAAAAAAAGCCAAAGTTTCCGCTTGCCGTCCAGATGTTTCCCTTGACCAATATTGGGCGGATATTGCCGCTATCCGTGAACACATCCGCAAAGGCGATGTCTATCAAATAACTTATTGTTGGAAAATGCTTTTTTCTTTTTTCGGTGATCCCTATAGTTTATACCGCAGCTTATTAAAAAAACAACCCGTGCCTTATCCGGCTTATTTAGAAACGGATAATTTTAAGATTCTTTCTTTGTCTCCAGAAATGTTTTTAAAGAAAAAAGGAGACTTTATTTCTGTCAAGCCTATGAAAGGCACAGCTATGCGGCTTAAAGGAATAAAAGACGTCATCGGAGGATTAAAGCTTAAATACGATTCCAAAAACCGCGCAGAAAACGTGATGATCGCGGATTTATTGCGCAATGACTTGGGCCGTATCGCCAAAAAAGTGCGCGCGCCAAAGCTTTTTGAAGTCGCCCGCTATAAGACCCTTTATCAGATGACTTCCACAGTCAATGCCCGCATAGATAAAGATATAAAAATTGAACAGCTGTTTAAATCTCTTTTTCCTTCCGGCTCGGTGACCGGAGCGCCTAAGATCCGCTCCATGGAAATTATAGGAGAGCTTGAAAAAACAGAAAGAAAGATTTATACTGGTGCCATAGGCTATATTACTCCTGCTAAGGCCATGTTTTTTAATATTCCTATCCGCACCATTCTTTTAGAGAATTCAAGCGGCCAGATGGGCGTGGGCGGAGGCATTGTTTGGGATTCTACCGCCCAGGGAGAATGGGAAGAAGGCATGCTAAAATCTCAGTTTTTATTAGAAGCGCAAGAGGGGTAA
- a CDS encoding OsmC family protein, translated as MYRVQITNAGSNTFDVKSHNHEFLVDMQGISGITPADALLVSLGTCLGAYLHKYAQGSPDTGIDAFSINVEADFDKESPVCFRKIYISIDLKGVKLDPRRMKAMVDFIKNCPVHNTLKSNPELEIRVS; from the coding sequence ATGTATAGGGTACAAATAACCAATGCCGGAAGCAATACCTTTGATGTGAAGTCGCACAATCATGAATTCTTAGTGGATATGCAGGGAATATCCGGCATTACCCCCGCGGATGCCTTGTTGGTAAGTTTAGGCACTTGCCTTGGGGCGTATTTACATAAATACGCTCAAGGTTCGCCCGATACAGGCATAGACGCGTTTAGCATAAACGTGGAAGCAGATTTTGATAAGGAGTCCCCTGTGTGTTTTAGGAAAATTTACATAAGCATTGATTTAAAAGGAGTTAAACTTGATCCGCGCAGAATGAAGGCAATGGTAGATTTTATAAAAAATTGCCCTGTGCACAATACTTTAAAAAGTAATCCAGAATTAGAAATAAGAGTAAGTTAA
- the speD gene encoding adenosylmethionine decarboxylase — MVKKDFEAESGVMPKKFLGRHLIAEFWDSKMIEDPKKLEKVLVTAAVKANNTPLKAITYKFHPKGITGVVLLSESHIALHSWPEFEYMAIDIYTCGKKTNPLNALEYLKKIFNPKRIEIQEIKRGKIDVSGYLGEPLS; from the coding sequence ATGGTTAAGAAAGATTTTGAAGCTGAATCCGGGGTGATGCCTAAGAAATTCTTAGGCAGGCATTTGATCGCGGAATTCTGGGATTCAAAAATGATCGAGGACCCTAAGAAGCTGGAGAAGGTATTGGTCACCGCGGCGGTAAAAGCCAACAATACCCCGCTTAAGGCAATAACCTATAAATTCCACCCCAAGGGAATAACCGGAGTTGTGCTTTTAAGCGAAAGCCATATCGCCTTGCATAGTTGGCCGGAATTTGAATATATGGCCATAGATATTTATACCTGCGGCAAGAAAACAAACCCCCTTAACGCCCTTGAATATCTCAAGAAGATATTCAATCCTAAAAGAATTGAGATCCAAGAGATCAAAAGAGGGAAAATAGATGTATCTGGATATTTGGGCGAACCGCTATCGTAA
- a CDS encoding iron ABC transporter permease has protein sequence MDKTNNLNVKLPLIFLLSFGILVFASFLAITKGAVKIPLSEFFSEQYRAIIFLRFWRVFLAFIVGAGLAVSGVVLQALLRNPLAEPYLLGTSGGAGLAAVVGVGLGVSYLWLPGIAFLGAIGAVSLVYLIAQHQNRISQQSLILSGVIISVFLSAIIVAIITLSPDEVMHGLSWWLWGSLRLYHPGLIVFVSAITFICIFILYGFSHELNALSLGEEEALHLGVDIEKVKKALFLLTSLITAAIVSVSGVIGFVGLLIPHATRLIIGSNHKILIPLSVMTAASFMIICDLLARTVVAPIEIPIGVITALLGAPLFITLLKKTNKNVK, from the coding sequence TTGGATAAAACAAATAATCTGAATGTAAAGTTACCGCTTATCTTTTTATTAAGTTTTGGTATTCTTGTTTTCGCGTCTTTCTTGGCCATTACCAAAGGCGCGGTCAAGATTCCCTTAAGCGAATTCTTTTCTGAACAATACCGGGCAATTATATTTTTGCGGTTTTGGCGGGTATTTTTGGCTTTTATCGTCGGAGCTGGGCTTGCGGTTTCCGGAGTTGTCCTGCAGGCGCTTTTACGAAATCCGCTTGCCGAACCGTATCTTTTGGGCACTTCTGGCGGGGCTGGCTTAGCAGCAGTGGTTGGGGTGGGGTTAGGTGTTTCATATCTTTGGCTGCCGGGAATAGCTTTTTTAGGCGCAATAGGGGCGGTAAGCCTGGTTTATCTGATTGCCCAGCATCAAAACCGCATTTCGCAGCAATCGCTTATTTTATCCGGGGTGATAATTTCTGTATTTCTGTCGGCTATAATCGTAGCCATTATTACGCTTTCTCCGGATGAGGTCATGCATGGTTTAAGCTGGTGGTTATGGGGCAGTTTGCGCCTTTATCATCCCGGCCTTATCGTATTTGTTTCCGCGATAACTTTTATCTGCATTTTTATCCTCTATGGTTTTAGCCATGAATTAAACGCTTTAAGTTTAGGCGAAGAAGAGGCCTTGCATCTGGGGGTAGATATAGAAAAAGTTAAAAAAGCGCTTTTTCTTTTGACTTCATTAATTACCGCAGCCATAGTTTCTGTTTCCGGGGTAATCGGTTTTGTCGGGCTTTTGATCCCCCATGCCACAAGGCTTATCATTGGCTCAAACCATAAAATACTTATTCCTTTATCAGTGATGACCGCAGCTTCGTTTATGATTATTTGTGATCTTTTAGCGCGCACAGTTGTCGCGCCAATAGAAATACCTATTGGAGTGATTACCGCGCTTTTGGGGGCGCCGCTTTTTATAACCCTTCTTAAGAAAACCAATAAAAACGTTAAATGA
- a CDS encoding ribbon-helix-helix domain-containing protein — translation MTILKAFRLPAGLANKLSNLAKITHRSEKFYVAEALTYYLEDYADAQIAKDRFNDPKSKIISGKQLREKLGV, via the coding sequence ATGACTATACTGAAAGCATTCCGCTTGCCCGCAGGATTAGCTAATAAGTTATCTAACTTGGCAAAAATTACGCACCGCAGCGAAAAATTCTATGTTGCTGAAGCATTAACTTATTATTTAGAGGATTATGCCGACGCCCAGATTGCTAAAGACCGCTTTAATGACCCCAAATCAAAGATTATTTCTGGTAAACAGTTGAGGGAGAAGCTTGGCGTATAG
- a CDS encoding cobalamin-binding protein, which yields MIKNNIKILISILGFLLFLPAICFGNKENPRYISLAPSTTEILFALGLDQEIVGVSSFCDYPPQVSSKEKVGTFSQPNLEKIISLQPDYIFCTGLEQDAAVAELKRAGFAVYVADPSTIEELLSSIEEIGVITLLQEKAHQIALSMKDNLEVLRAKTSAIPESSRPKVFLEIWPDPLTTAGNGSFVDQIISCAGGKNIASNLRRAYSIFSAEEVINSMPDCIILAYMDKGANVKSLFLRRGWERIPAIKNNRVYNDIDPNIILRPGPRIVEGAFELNNRFYK from the coding sequence ATGATAAAAAATAATATAAAAATCTTAATTTCTATTCTCGGGTTTCTTTTATTCTTACCCGCAATCTGTTTTGGCAACAAAGAGAATCCCCGCTACATTTCTCTTGCCCCCTCAACTACGGAAATTCTTTTTGCCTTGGGGCTTGATCAGGAAATTGTAGGGGTAAGCTCTTTTTGTGATTACCCGCCGCAAGTTTCTTCTAAAGAAAAAGTGGGCACTTTCAGCCAGCCGAATTTAGAGAAAATAATCTCTTTGCAGCCGGATTATATATTTTGCACAGGGTTGGAGCAGGATGCCGCGGTAGCAGAACTAAAACGCGCTGGTTTTGCAGTTTATGTTGCCGATCCTTCTACCATAGAAGAACTTTTGTCATCTATAGAAGAAATAGGCGTGATTACTTTACTTCAAGAAAAGGCGCATCAGATTGCGTTATCCATGAAGGACAATCTAGAGGTATTAAGGGCTAAGACAAGCGCAATTCCCGAATCCAGCCGGCCAAAAGTTTTTTTAGAGATCTGGCCTGATCCTTTGACTACTGCCGGAAACGGTTCTTTTGTAGATCAGATTATTTCTTGTGCCGGAGGGAAAAATATCGCCAGTAACCTGCGCCGGGCCTATAGTATTTTTAGCGCCGAAGAAGTTATTAATAGCATGCCAGATTGTATTATTTTGGCTTATATGGATAAAGGAGCAAATGTAAAATCTCTTTTTTTAAGAAGAGGATGGGAAAGAATACCGGCAATTAAGAATAATAGAGTATATAACGATATTGATCCCAACATTATTTTAAGGCCGGGACCCAGGATAGTTGAGGGCGCATTTGAATTAAATAATAGGTTTTATAAATAG
- a CDS encoding SGNH/GDSL hydrolase family protein produces the protein MGEEKSLVGEIKKTAGKLSLFILGCLLCILISELSLRYVWTGWRKAWDAKQRFSYKNPPEQNQFRVDHARYFVKSPNTFRIIVLGDSYTFGDGVYDAGNIYTACLRRRLKKIYPRVNMEVVNLGVGGFSTFNEAELLSKIGPMLKPDLVMVQFVSNDMEISWPRYGHVHTLDYFKIDQDIINNKPVHQWLLKHSYLYCFINEKYFRMQVKYKIPANYCVDENYSGWQQFKYAVNSINAFCYQNNIGSPVFVLFPMFHKGKWTVQTFPEALTHRKVAEFLSQTGIYVLDLLPAYTKTNKDLREFWALQLDQHPNEKAHYLAALEIEDFLVKGKIIENRFKDLKLPQ, from the coding sequence ATGGGTGAAGAAAAATCTTTGGTAGGCGAAATTAAGAAAACAGCGGGCAAATTATCTTTATTTATTTTGGGTTGCCTGCTTTGTATTTTAATCTCTGAGCTGTCGCTGCGCTATGTCTGGACAGGATGGAGAAAAGCGTGGGATGCCAAACAGCGCTTCAGCTATAAAAACCCCCCGGAACAAAATCAATTCCGCGTAGACCATGCCAGATATTTTGTAAAATCGCCCAACACGTTCAGGATCATTGTCTTAGGCGACTCATATACTTTTGGCGACGGGGTGTACGATGCAGGCAATATCTATACCGCTTGTCTGCGCCGGCGCCTTAAGAAAATTTATCCCCGGGTGAATATGGAGGTGGTGAATCTGGGAGTGGGAGGGTTTTCTACTTTTAATGAAGCCGAGCTTCTTTCAAAGATAGGCCCAATGCTAAAACCGGATTTGGTGATGGTGCAGTTTGTTTCCAATGATATGGAGATAAGCTGGCCACGCTACGGGCACGTGCATACCTTAGATTATTTCAAGATTGACCAAGACATAATCAACAACAAGCCAGTCCATCAGTGGCTTTTGAAACACAGCTATCTGTACTGTTTTATTAATGAAAAATATTTCCGCATGCAGGTTAAATACAAAATCCCGGCTAATTATTGCGTAGATGAAAATTATAGCGGTTGGCAGCAGTTCAAGTACGCGGTAAATTCAATCAATGCTTTTTGCTATCAGAATAATATCGGCAGTCCGGTATTTGTTTTGTTTCCGATGTTCCATAAGGGTAAATGGACTGTCCAGACATTTCCGGAGGCTTTGACCCACCGCAAAGTAGCCGAATTCTTAAGCCAGACAGGCATTTATGTGCTTGATCTTTTGCCGGCCTATACAAAAACCAATAAGGATTTGCGTGAATTCTGGGCGCTGCAGCTGGATCAGCATCCTAATGAGAAAGCGCATTATCTGGCAGCTTTGGAAATAGAGGATTTTTTGGTTAAGGGCAAAATCATTGAAAATCGCTTCAAAGATTTGAAATTACCGCAGTAA
- a CDS encoding glutamine--tRNA ligase/YqeY domain fusion protein: MDNLQPKTNFVREIIDADLAQGKNNGKVHTRFPPEPNGYLHIGHAKSICLNFGLARDYKGLCNLRFDDTNPETEDVEYVDSIQEDVRWLGFDWQDRMFYASDYFEKIYAFAVELIKKGKAFVCDQSLEEMRQYRGTINDPGRNSPYRDRSVEENLNLFARMRNGEFGEGAKVLRGKIDMTHPNLLMRDPVFYRIRKASHHRTANKWCIYPTYDFTHGLCDSLEGITHSICTLEFEVHRPLYDWILKELNVHHPRQIEFARLNLSHTVLSKRKLLDLVNKKLVSGWDDPRMPTISGLRRRGYTPESIRKFCEQIGVAKADSIVDMVLLENSIREELNKSAPRVMGVLRALKVVIDNYPEGKSEELEVVNNPEDASCGARKVSFCREIYIERDDFREDPPKQFFRLAPGREVRLRCAYFITCTKVVKDNAGNIIQLHCTYDPATRGGDSPDRRKVKATIHWVSVPHAIKARVRLYDTLFTKRHPNDAPEGSDFTAHLNPNSLEELPDCFVEPSLLSSQIGQRYQFERLGYFCVDQDSLPGAVVFNRIVTLRDAWAKIEKNK, encoded by the coding sequence ATGGATAATCTGCAGCCAAAAACCAATTTTGTCCGCGAGATAATTGACGCTGATTTGGCGCAAGGTAAGAATAACGGCAAGGTGCATACGCGTTTTCCTCCGGAGCCAAACGGCTATTTACATATCGGGCATGCCAAAAGTATTTGCCTTAATTTTGGCCTAGCCCGGGATTACAAAGGATTATGCAACTTGCGTTTTGATGATACCAATCCTGAAACCGAGGATGTGGAATACGTAGATTCTATTCAAGAGGATGTGCGCTGGTTGGGGTTTGACTGGCAGGATAGGATGTTTTATGCTTCAGATTATTTTGAGAAGATATACGCCTTTGCGGTAGAGCTTATCAAAAAGGGCAAGGCTTTTGTTTGTGATCAGTCGCTTGAAGAAATGCGCCAATACCGCGGCACGATTAATGATCCCGGCAGGAATAGCCCTTATCGCGATAGAAGCGTAGAGGAAAATTTAAATTTATTCGCGCGCATGAGAAATGGTGAGTTTGGAGAAGGCGCGAAAGTATTGCGCGGTAAAATAGATATGACGCACCCAAATCTTTTGATGCGCGACCCGGTTTTTTACCGCATCAGGAAGGCCAGCCATCACAGAACCGCAAACAAATGGTGCATCTATCCCACGTATGATTTTACCCACGGCCTGTGTGATTCTTTGGAAGGGATCACCCATTCCATCTGTACTTTGGAATTTGAAGTGCACCGTCCTCTTTACGACTGGATTCTTAAAGAATTAAATGTGCATCATCCCCGGCAAATAGAATTCGCCCGTTTGAATTTAAGCCACACCGTTTTAAGCAAGCGCAAGCTGTTAGATCTGGTTAATAAGAAATTAGTCAGCGGCTGGGATGACCCAAGAATGCCTACTATCTCGGGTTTACGAAGAAGAGGGTATACCCCAGAATCCATCCGCAAGTTTTGCGAGCAGATTGGCGTGGCCAAAGCGGACAGTATTGTGGATATGGTGCTTTTGGAAAACAGCATCCGTGAAGAATTAAATAAATCCGCTCCCAGGGTTATGGGGGTTTTGCGTGCGTTAAAAGTCGTAATTGATAATTATCCCGAAGGGAAAAGCGAAGAACTGGAAGTAGTGAATAATCCGGAGGATGCTTCTTGCGGGGCAAGAAAAGTTTCTTTCTGCAGAGAAATCTATATCGAGCGCGATGATTTTCGTGAAGACCCGCCAAAGCAATTTTTTCGTCTTGCCCCGGGCAGAGAAGTGCGGCTTCGCTGCGCGTATTTTATTACTTGTACCAAAGTCGTTAAAGATAATGCAGGAAATATTATTCAGCTTCATTGCACATATGACCCGGCTACCCGCGGAGGCGATTCTCCTGACCGGCGTAAGGTCAAAGCCACCATACACTGGGTATCAGTGCCTCATGCCATAAAGGCGCGGGTGCGTTTATATGATACGCTTTTTACCAAACGCCACCCCAATGATGCGCCCGAAGGAAGCGACTTTACGGCGCACTTAAATCCCAACTCTTTGGAAGAATTGCCGGATTGTTTTGTTGAGCCCAGTCTTCTATCTTCCCAGATAGGGCAAAGATATCAGTTTGAAAGATTGGGGTATTTTTGTGTAGATCAAGATTCTCTTCCCGGGGCTGTTGTTTTTAACCGCATAGTTACTTTGCGGGATGCCTGGGCAAAGATTGAAAAGAATAAATAG
- a CDS encoding bis-aminopropyl spermidine synthase family protein has translation MYLDIWANRYRKFLSYHAKIFQENAKCWVGVQDLDLSPKKIRSVWNNYEKPSFFGFLKKVKDITGSLGPSGILYNNSTGLWPLYYYLSFLKKEGIVSINKKGRAFFSKKEENSFFVPALSGLEIKARLESRLKRKIDWESPVTSLLQTKIKSNYDQMPISIGSCVRLIEKILEYIPYKKTVLFVGDDDLTSVLLCLACPDIECLVFDIDKTLLGTIEKNSRRFKLKIKVALADILKGKKPRSKDTICAFVANPIYTFEGVKKFCEFGNSFLGPCGGFSFLEIGDEAIKNRFIYLQEFFAKNNLLIREITKGEIVYPWIMLHKEDQEIMGHLSQMMDKQIIQAWPKLVASLWVAEYIPFKVKKPKGEIAHVYL, from the coding sequence ATGTATCTGGATATTTGGGCGAACCGCTATCGTAAGTTCTTAAGTTACCACGCCAAGATTTTTCAAGAAAACGCCAAATGCTGGGTCGGTGTCCAGGACCTGGATTTAAGCCCGAAGAAGATCCGATCCGTCTGGAACAATTACGAAAAACCTTCATTCTTTGGTTTCTTGAAGAAAGTCAAAGATATTACCGGATCCCTTGGCCCAAGCGGCATCTTATATAATAATTCTACCGGCCTGTGGCCGCTTTATTATTACCTTTCTTTTTTGAAGAAGGAAGGCATCGTTTCTATTAATAAGAAGGGCAGGGCTTTTTTTAGCAAAAAAGAGGAAAACTCTTTTTTTGTCCCGGCTTTATCTGGCCTTGAGATAAAAGCGCGTTTAGAATCGCGTCTTAAGAGGAAAATTGATTGGGAAAGCCCGGTAACATCGCTGTTGCAGACAAAAATAAAATCTAATTACGATCAAATGCCCATTTCAATAGGCTCTTGCGTGCGTTTGATCGAGAAAATTCTAGAGTATATCCCATATAAGAAAACCGTTTTGTTTGTCGGAGACGACGATCTGACAAGCGTGCTTCTTTGTTTGGCGTGCCCCGATATAGAATGCCTGGTTTTTGATATCGATAAAACACTTCTTGGAACAATAGAAAAAAATTCCCGCAGGTTTAAACTTAAAATAAAAGTGGCGCTTGCGGATATATTAAAAGGCAAAAAGCCCAGGAGCAAAGATACCATATGCGCCTTTGTCGCTAATCCTATTTATACCTTTGAAGGAGTAAAGAAATTTTGTGAATTCGGGAATTCATTTTTAGGCCCTTGCGGAGGATTTTCCTTTCTGGAAATAGGGGACGAGGCGATCAAGAACCGCTTTATCTATCTGCAGGAATTTTTTGCGAAGAATAATCTTTTGATCAGGGAAATTACCAAAGGGGAAATAGTCTATCCCTGGATAATGCTGCACAAGGAAGATCAAGAAATAATGGGGCATCTTTCCCAAATGATGGATAAGCAAATAATCCAGGCCTGGCCAAAATTAGTAGCCTCATTGTGGGTGGCTGAATATATACCGTTTAAGGTAAAAAAACCAAAAGGAGAAATAGCGCATGTCTACCTCTAA
- the speE gene encoding polyamine aminopropyltransferase, protein MSTSKKWFCEGTVPGKRIGKIKHCFLMEKVVLSERTKYQKVLIFDNPIYGRVLVLDDIVQLSEKDEYIYAEMITQPLLFNHPNPKKVLIIGGGDGGTLREVLRHDVEEVHMVEIDRRMIEIAKKYLAFCGGKAFEDKRAKLHIEDGSKFIKQFKEYFDLVIIDSSDPVGPSQILYSAPFYKDVRACLAKDGMAMFQIGSFLDFENLVLKTYNRAKAIFPHVAIYRFTIPCYHCGDYCFIGVSKKLNICNPELGVLEARSKGFQFNFYSANMHLNSLALPAIYQKKIK, encoded by the coding sequence ATGTCTACCTCTAAGAAGTGGTTTTGTGAAGGAACTGTTCCGGGAAAACGTATCGGCAAGATCAAACACTGTTTTTTGATGGAAAAGGTGGTTTTATCTGAAAGGACAAAATATCAAAAGGTGCTTATTTTTGACAATCCTATTTACGGCAGAGTCCTTGTTTTGGATGATATCGTGCAGCTTTCAGAAAAAGACGAATACATCTATGCCGAGATGATCACCCAGCCATTATTGTTTAATCACCCTAATCCTAAGAAAGTTCTGATCATAGGCGGAGGAGACGGCGGCACATTAAGAGAAGTTCTGCGCCACGATGTTGAAGAGGTGCACATGGTGGAAATTGACCGGCGCATGATCGAGATCGCCAAGAAATACCTCGCCTTTTGCGGGGGCAAGGCCTTTGAAGATAAAAGAGCGAAACTTCATATAGAAGACGGCTCAAAGTTTATCAAACAGTTCAAGGAATATTTTGATCTGGTGATCATAGATTCTTCTGACCCGGTTGGCCCCTCTCAGATATTATACAGCGCCCCATTTTATAAAGACGTGCGCGCCTGCCTTGCCAAAGACGGCATGGCCATGTTTCAAATCGGCAGTTTCCTTGATTTTGAGAACCTGGTTTTAAAGACCTACAACCGCGCTAAAGCGATTTTCCCGCATGTGGCGATATACCGCTTTACTATCCCCTGTTATCATTGCGGGGATTATTGTTTTATCGGGGTATCCAAGAAATTAAATATTTGTAATCCCGAACTTGGGGTTTTGGAAGCGCGTTCCAAAGGTTTTCAATTCAATTTCTATTCTGCCAATATGCATTTAAACAGCCTGGCTTTGCCGGCAATTTACCAGAAAAAGATAAAATGA
- a CDS encoding type II toxin-antitoxin system RelE/ParE family toxin: MAYRVVYLDSVEADLKKIDKSTVKKILSRIETYLVEDPKALGKPLKGGFEGYWRYLWGDCRVIYKIAEQEILIIILRIGNRKDIYG; encoded by the coding sequence TTGGCGTATAGAGTTGTTTATTTAGATTCTGTTGAAGCGGACTTGAAGAAGATAGACAAATCTACAGTTAAGAAAATTCTTTCTCGCATTGAAACCTATCTTGTTGAAGACCCCAAAGCATTGGGTAAACCATTAAAGGGCGGGTTCGAAGGATATTGGCGGTATCTCTGGGGTGATTGCCGGGTTATTTATAAAATAGCAGAACAGGAAATCTTGATTATTATTTTACGTATCGGGAATAGAAAAGATATATATGGATAA
- a CDS encoding SET domain-containing protein, producing MKNNLAKYILKGRGLSWLSPKVYVQYSGIKGRGVFAKSFIKKGEVINICGGAIISQKEYDYLEKKLGDFVSHYAHQVEDGFYLLGGCSPGELEDDDFFNHSCDPTCGIKGQIVLVALRDIKKGEELTYDYCMTDSGGGVYFKCRCGTKHCRGKVTGSDWKRPDLQKRYKGYFAQYIEEKIGGLIH from the coding sequence ATGAAAAATAATCTAGCCAAGTATATTCTTAAAGGCCGCGGGCTTTCCTGGCTTTCACCTAAGGTTTATGTGCAGTATTCTGGCATAAAAGGAAGAGGCGTCTTTGCTAAAAGTTTTATTAAAAAGGGCGAGGTTATTAATATCTGCGGTGGAGCGATCATCAGCCAAAAAGAATATGATTATTTGGAGAAGAAGCTGGGGGATTTTGTTTCTCACTACGCGCATCAGGTGGAAGACGGTTTTTATCTTTTAGGAGGGTGTTCACCTGGTGAACTAGAGGACGATGATTTTTTTAACCATAGTTGCGATCCTACCTGCGGGATTAAGGGGCAGATTGTTTTGGTTGCCTTGCGCGATATTAAAAAAGGCGAAGAGCTTACCTATGATTATTGCATGACTGATTCTGGGGGCGGGGTATATTTTAAGTGCCGCTGCGGCACAAAACATTGCCGTGGTAAAGTTACAGGAAGCGATTGGAAAAGGCCTGATCTGCAAAAAAGATATAAGGGGTATTTCGCGCAGTATATAGAGGAGAAGATTGGCGGATTAATTCACTAG